From one Pseudomonas sp. S35 genomic stretch:
- the folC gene encoding bifunctional tetrahydrofolate synthase/dihydrofolate synthase yields MTQRTLGEWLAYLEQLHPSAIDMGLERSQQVAARLGLGRPAPRVITVTGTNGKGSTCAFVAALLQAQGLNVGVYSSPHLLRYNERVQLNGVEATDEQLCEAFAALDAGRGETSLTYFEMGTLAAFWLFERAQLDVVVLEVGLGGRLDTVNVVDADLALVTSIGVDHADYLGDTRDSVAYEKAGIFRQGKPALCGDLDPPQPLLDKVRELDCPFFLRGREFTLEVGERYWQWRGRDARGQAVALHDLPLLNLPMENAALALQAYLLLDLPWDAEQIAATLQATRVVGRLDRRSFTWQGKRLSLLLDVGHNPHAAGYLARRLSRTPPVGRRLAVFGLLADKDLDGVVAPLLGNVQAWAVAPLDSPRSRPAVELEVALQNLGAPVASYASVTAALEAQCAVATAEDEILLFGSFYCVAEALEWLARRSTEEAAHGITG; encoded by the coding sequence ATGACCCAACGAACCCTGGGCGAATGGCTCGCCTACCTTGAGCAGTTGCATCCGTCCGCCATCGACATGGGCCTGGAGCGCTCGCAACAGGTAGCGGCCCGCCTCGGGTTGGGCCGGCCGGCACCGCGTGTGATCACGGTGACCGGCACTAACGGCAAGGGCTCTACCTGTGCCTTTGTCGCTGCGCTGCTGCAAGCCCAAGGGCTGAACGTGGGGGTTTATAGCTCGCCCCATCTGCTGCGCTACAACGAGCGGGTGCAACTCAATGGCGTCGAAGCCACTGATGAGCAGCTCTGCGAAGCCTTCGCCGCACTGGATGCGGGCCGGGGCGAGACTTCCCTGACGTATTTCGAGATGGGCACCCTGGCGGCGTTCTGGCTGTTCGAGCGTGCGCAACTGGATGTGGTGGTGCTGGAAGTTGGCCTGGGTGGGCGTCTGGACACGGTCAACGTGGTGGATGCCGACCTGGCGCTGGTCACCAGCATTGGGGTGGATCATGCCGATTACCTGGGCGATACCCGCGATTCCGTTGCCTATGAAAAGGCGGGGATCTTCCGTCAGGGCAAGCCTGCGCTGTGTGGCGACCTGGATCCGCCGCAACCCTTGCTGGACAAGGTGCGTGAGCTCGATTGCCCGTTCTTCCTGCGTGGGCGTGAATTCACGCTTGAAGTCGGTGAACGCTATTGGCAGTGGCGCGGGCGTGATGCGCGTGGCCAGGCGGTGGCGCTGCACGATCTGCCGTTGCTGAACCTGCCGATGGAAAACGCCGCGCTTGCGCTGCAAGCCTATTTGCTGCTGGATCTGCCGTGGGATGCCGAGCAGATTGCGGCGACCCTGCAGGCGACTCGCGTGGTGGGGCGTCTGGATCGTCGGTCGTTCACCTGGCAGGGCAAGCGTTTGAGCCTGCTGCTGGATGTGGGGCATAACCCTCATGCGGCCGGGTACCTGGCGCGTCGCCTGTCGCGCACGCCGCCGGTAGGGCGTCGACTTGCCGTCTTTGGTTTGCTCGCCGACAAGGATCTGGACGGTGTGGTTGCGCCGTTGCTGGGCAATGTCCAGGCGTGGGCGGTGGCGCCGCTGGATTCGCCGCGCAGCCGTCCGGCTGTTGAGCTTGAAGTCGCACTGCAGAACCTTGGTGCGCCGGTGGCGTCTTATGCAAGCGTGACCGCAGCCCTGGAGGCGCAGTGCGCGGTCGCGACGGCCGAGGACGAGATTCTGTTGTTCGGATCATTTTATTGTGTTGCCGAGGCGCTTGAGTGGTTGGCCCGGCGCTCCACGGAGGAAGCTGCACATGGCATTACTGGATAG
- the accD gene encoding acetyl-CoA carboxylase, carboxyltransferase subunit beta: MSNWLVDKLIPSIMRSEVKKSSVPEGLWHKCPSCDAVLYRPELEKTLDVCPKCNHHMRIGARARIDIFLDADGRNELGADLEPVDRLKFRDSKKYKDRLVGAQKQTGEKDALISVSGKLLGMPVVVSAFEFSFMGGSMGAIVGERFVRAANYALENRCPMICFAASGGARMQEALISLMQMAKTSAVLARLREEGIPFISVLTDPVYGGVSASLAMLGDVIVGEPKALIGFAGPRVIEQTVREKLPEGFQRSEFLLEHGAIDLIVARGELRPRLGNLLAQMMGLPTPVYVAPKVEPIVVPPVPANL; this comes from the coding sequence ATGAGCAACTGGTTAGTAGACAAACTGATCCCTTCGATCATGCGTTCCGAGGTGAAAAAAAGCTCGGTTCCTGAAGGTCTGTGGCACAAATGCCCTTCCTGCGACGCGGTGTTGTACCGTCCGGAGCTGGAAAAGACCCTGGACGTTTGCCCTAAGTGCAATCACCACATGCGCATCGGCGCTCGCGCCCGCATCGACATCTTCCTGGATGCCGACGGCCGTAACGAACTGGGCGCAGACCTGGAGCCGGTGGACCGTCTCAAGTTCCGTGACAGCAAGAAGTACAAGGATCGTCTCGTCGGTGCGCAGAAGCAGACCGGTGAGAAGGACGCGTTGATTTCCGTCAGCGGCAAGCTGCTGGGCATGCCGGTCGTCGTTTCGGCGTTCGAGTTCTCCTTCATGGGCGGCTCAATGGGTGCCATCGTCGGTGAGCGTTTTGTTCGCGCCGCCAACTACGCCCTGGAAAATCGCTGCCCGATGATCTGCTTTGCCGCCTCCGGCGGTGCGCGGATGCAGGAAGCCCTGATCTCCCTGATGCAAATGGCCAAGACCTCCGCGGTGCTGGCGCGTCTGCGTGAAGAAGGCATCCCGTTCATCTCCGTGCTGACCGACCCGGTCTACGGTGGTGTTTCCGCCAGCCTGGCGATGCTGGGCGATGTGATTGTCGGCGAGCCAAAAGCCCTGATCGGCTTTGCCGGCCCGCGCGTGATCGAGCAGACCGTTCGCGAAAAACTGCCGGAAGGCTTCCAGCGCAGCGAGTTCCTGCTGGAGCACGGCGCCATCGACTTGATCGTTGCGCGCGGCGAACTGCGTCCACGCCTGGGTAACCTGCTGGCACAAATGATGGGGCTGCCGACGCCTGTGTACGTTGCGCCCAAAGTCGAGCCAATCGTGGTACCGCCGGTGCCTGCGAACCTATGA
- a CDS encoding phosphoribosylanthranilate isomerase: MSAVRSKICGITRIEDALAAVEAGADAIGLVFYAKSPRAVNVLQARAIIAALPPFVTSVGLFVNASRCELNETLDAVQLDMLQFHGDETPDECESYQRPYIKALRVKAGDDIASACAAYASARGILLDTYVEGVPGGTGEAFDWSLIPQGLSQPIILAGGLTPANVVAAIEQVRPYAVDVSGGVEQGKGIKDHGKIRAFMQAVRNGSVGM; the protein is encoded by the coding sequence ATGTCAGCCGTTCGCAGCAAGATTTGCGGGATTACCCGCATAGAAGACGCGCTGGCGGCAGTCGAGGCGGGTGCGGATGCGATTGGCTTGGTGTTTTATGCCAAGAGCCCGCGGGCGGTGAATGTGCTGCAGGCGCGGGCGATCATCGCCGCCTTGCCGCCGTTCGTGACCAGCGTGGGGTTGTTCGTCAACGCCAGCCGCTGTGAACTCAACGAAACCCTGGATGCCGTGCAACTGGATATGCTGCAGTTTCATGGCGACGAAACCCCGGACGAATGTGAAAGCTATCAGCGCCCGTACATCAAGGCGCTGCGCGTCAAGGCCGGCGACGACATCGCCAGTGCGTGTGCTGCCTATGCTAGCGCACGCGGGATATTGCTGGACACCTATGTCGAAGGCGTGCCGGGCGGTACCGGCGAGGCGTTCGATTGGTCGCTGATTCCGCAGGGGTTGAGCCAGCCGATCATCCTGGCAGGTGGGCTGACCCCGGCGAATGTGGTCGCGGCCATCGAACAGGTCCGCCCGTATGCCGTGGATGTCAGCGGTGGCGTGGAGCAGGGCAAGGGCATTAAGGATCACGGCAAGATTCGCGCATTCATGCAGGCGGTGCGTAACGGTAGTGTCGGGATGTGA
- the truA gene encoding tRNA pseudouridine(38-40) synthase TruA gives MAAAGFYRIALGVEYKGSRYRGWQRQASGVLTVQETLEKALSKVADSPVSLMCAGRTDAGVHACGQVVHFDTQAERTMKAWVMGANINLPHDVSVSWAKVMPAHFHARFKAIARRYRYVIYNDQIRPAHLNEEITWNHRPLDAERMAEAAQHLVGVHDFSAFRAGQCQAKSPIKEVHHLRVTRHGKMIVLDIRAGAFLHHMVRNIAGVLMTIGTGERPVEWAREVLESRVRRTGGVTAHPFGLYLVDVEYRDEFELPERFIGPHFLTGFSELGG, from the coding sequence ATGGCGGCCGCAGGCTTTTACCGCATCGCCCTGGGCGTGGAATATAAAGGCTCGCGCTATCGTGGCTGGCAGCGCCAGGCGTCGGGTGTGCTGACGGTGCAGGAAACCCTGGAAAAGGCCTTGTCCAAGGTCGCCGATTCGCCGGTGTCGCTGATGTGCGCCGGGCGTACCGATGCGGGTGTGCATGCCTGCGGCCAGGTGGTGCACTTCGACACCCAGGCCGAACGCACGATGAAAGCGTGGGTGATGGGCGCCAATATCAATTTGCCCCACGACGTCAGCGTCAGTTGGGCCAAGGTCATGCCGGCGCATTTTCATGCGCGCTTCAAGGCCATCGCTCGGCGCTACCGCTACGTGATCTACAACGACCAGATCCGTCCGGCGCACCTTAACGAAGAAATCACCTGGAACCACCGCCCACTGGATGCCGAGCGCATGGCCGAGGCCGCGCAGCACTTGGTTGGTGTGCACGACTTCAGCGCCTTCCGTGCCGGCCAGTGCCAGGCGAAGTCGCCGATCAAGGAAGTCCATCACCTGCGAGTGACCCGTCACGGCAAGATGATCGTGCTCGACATTCGTGCCGGTGCGTTCCTGCACCATATGGTGCGCAACATTGCTGGGGTACTGATGACCATCGGCACTGGCGAGCGCCCGGTGGAATGGGCCAGGGAAGTGCTCGAAAGCCGCGTTCGCCGCACTGGCGGAGTGACGGCCCACCCGTTTGGCCTGTACCTGGTGGATGTCGAGTACCGCGACGAATTCGAGTTGCCGGAGCGTTTTATCGGGCCACACTTCCTCACTGGGTTCAGTGAACTTGGCGGCTGA
- a CDS encoding FimV/HubP family polar landmark protein, whose product MVQVRKLVLAIAAASALSSGMAQALQLGEMTLKSKLNQPLSVEIELLDVGGLTASEITPSLASSQAFVDAGVDRQAFLNDLTFTPVINPSGRSVVRVTSSKPLPDSYIRFLLQVQWPSGRLMRDYSVLLDPAKFDQSAPTPAAPAPRLSAPTRSTPAVSKAAQHTTTAHDTLWEIAEKNRNGGSVQQTMLAIQALNPGAFVDGNINRLKTGQVLRLPDVVQSTALPQPQAIAEVNAQTIAWRQGRRTAANQAAGKQQLDATKRSQAGSAPATTSAKDNLSLVSAAAAKKGGKGGAGDSQALSDKLAMTQEQLDTTRRDNDELKSRAADLQSQLDKLQKLIQLKNDQLARLQAEKGAPAAQATPAMPAQLASDPAATPAAPVAEAATPAPAAPAPEPVKPVAPAEATEGKFNDLLTNPVVLGVVGGAAGLLVLLLLLLWLRHRNARREEEKHLRMARALAEEPVFTSSIDDDLPPDSFEGLEVAAPNVKLAAAPAPAPVVEPAVVVPTVASVLSPLAAAVAPQNANDALAQAQSHIDRGHLNQAADVLEQAIKHEPKRSDLRLKLMEVCGLQSDKNGFVTQERQLVATGENHAQVEQLKSRFPAMAVLAAGVSAAVAAAALDAQYVKDLLEDKPTVATPQAETFDTDFDLSLDDLEAVSPEVVAQNDDLSFESVLQQQTDAKASTDDLSDFDLDLDLELSPPSSQSDDDFLSGLEAPTASGAAIDPPTLTPPAPGDFDLPDDFDLSLADELQAPAATPDAFASELDDVNAELDRLSQSLEHPPIEPSFTAEDAALGEDESEFDFLAGTNEVATKLDLAQAYIEMGDADGARDILSEVLTEGDEAQRGEAKEMLDRLA is encoded by the coding sequence ATGGTTCAAGTTCGCAAACTGGTGTTAGCAATAGCGGCCGCCTCGGCGCTGTCTTCCGGTATGGCGCAGGCGCTGCAGCTGGGGGAGATGACCCTTAAGTCGAAGTTGAACCAGCCGTTGTCGGTGGAAATCGAATTGCTCGATGTCGGCGGCCTCACGGCGTCCGAGATCACCCCGAGCCTGGCTTCGTCCCAGGCGTTTGTGGATGCGGGCGTGGACCGCCAGGCGTTTCTCAATGACCTGACGTTCACCCCGGTGATCAACCCCAGCGGCCGCAGCGTGGTGCGTGTCACTTCAAGCAAGCCGTTGCCTGACTCCTACATACGTTTCCTGTTGCAGGTGCAATGGCCCAGCGGCCGCCTGATGCGCGACTACAGCGTGCTGCTCGACCCGGCCAAGTTCGACCAGTCGGCACCGACCCCGGCTGCGCCGGCTCCCCGCCTGAGTGCGCCAACCCGCAGTACGCCAGCAGTTAGCAAGGCCGCGCAGCATACGACCACGGCCCATGACACCCTGTGGGAAATCGCCGAAAAGAATCGCAATGGCGGCTCGGTGCAGCAGACCATGCTGGCCATCCAGGCGTTGAACCCAGGCGCCTTTGTCGACGGCAATATCAACCGTCTTAAAACCGGCCAGGTCCTGCGCCTTCCAGACGTCGTACAAAGTACCGCGCTGCCGCAGCCCCAGGCGATTGCCGAAGTGAATGCGCAAACCATCGCCTGGCGCCAGGGGCGGCGCACGGCGGCCAATCAGGCGGCGGGCAAGCAGCAACTGGACGCCACCAAGCGCAGCCAGGCTGGTAGTGCACCTGCCACTACCAGTGCCAAGGACAATCTAAGCCTGGTCTCGGCCGCAGCGGCCAAGAAGGGCGGCAAAGGCGGCGCCGGTGACAGTCAGGCGCTGAGCGATAAGCTGGCGATGACCCAGGAGCAACTGGACACCACCCGCCGTGACAACGACGAGCTCAAAAGCCGTGCGGCAGACTTGCAGAGCCAGTTGGACAAGCTGCAAAAACTCATTCAACTGAAAAACGATCAACTGGCCAGGCTGCAGGCGGAAAAAGGCGCCCCGGCAGCTCAGGCGACGCCAGCGATGCCCGCGCAGTTGGCGAGCGACCCGGCTGCCACTCCGGCAGCCCCTGTGGCCGAGGCAGCCACGCCAGCACCTGCCGCGCCAGCGCCTGAGCCGGTTAAGCCCGTCGCTCCCGCTGAGGCCACCGAAGGCAAATTCAACGACCTGCTGACCAATCCGGTTGTCCTCGGTGTCGTAGGCGGTGCGGCTGGCCTGCTGGTGTTGCTGCTCTTGCTGCTGTGGTTGCGTCATCGCAATGCCCGCCGCGAAGAGGAAAAACACCTGCGTATGGCGCGGGCACTGGCTGAAGAGCCGGTGTTTACCTCCAGCATCGACGATGACCTGCCACCGGACAGCTTTGAAGGCCTCGAAGTGGCGGCGCCAAACGTCAAGCTGGCAGCCGCTCCAGCGCCTGCTCCCGTCGTCGAGCCTGCAGTGGTGGTGCCTACGGTGGCTTCCGTGCTCTCGCCCCTCGCCGCTGCCGTGGCGCCGCAAAACGCCAACGATGCACTGGCGCAAGCTCAATCCCACATCGACCGTGGTCATCTGAACCAGGCTGCGGATGTGCTGGAACAAGCGATCAAGCACGAGCCCAAGCGCAGCGACTTGCGTTTGAAGCTGATGGAGGTCTGCGGCCTGCAGAGCGACAAGAACGGTTTCGTCACCCAGGAGCGTCAACTGGTGGCCACGGGTGAGAATCATGCCCAGGTCGAGCAACTCAAGTCGCGCTTCCCGGCTATGGCCGTGTTGGCGGCCGGTGTCAGTGCCGCCGTTGCGGCAGCGGCCCTGGATGCCCAGTACGTGAAGGATTTGCTGGAAGACAAACCCACAGTCGCCACCCCGCAGGCAGAAACGTTCGACACGGATTTCGACCTGAGCTTGGACGATCTGGAAGCCGTTTCGCCGGAAGTGGTTGCCCAGAACGATGATCTGAGTTTTGAGTCCGTACTGCAGCAGCAGACTGACGCCAAGGCCAGCACGGATGACCTGTCTGATTTCGACCTGGATCTGGATCTGGAATTATCCCCACCGTCTTCTCAGTCAGATGATGATTTTCTCTCCGGGCTTGAGGCGCCGACAGCCAGCGGGGCAGCGATCGATCCGCCGACCTTGACGCCTCCTGCGCCGGGTGACTTCGACCTGCCGGACGACTTTGATCTGTCCCTGGCCGACGAGTTGCAGGCGCCTGCTGCTACGCCTGACGCGTTCGCGTCTGAGCTGGATGATGTCAATGCGGAGCTGGACCGTCTGTCCCAGAGCCTGGAGCATCCGCCGATCGAGCCGTCTTTCACGGCAGAAGACGCGGCGTTGGGTGAAGACGAGTCGGAGTTCGATTTCCTCGCCGGTACCAATGAAGTCGCCACCAAGCTGGACCTGGCCCAGGCCTACATCGAAATGGGTGATGCCGACGGCGCGCGGGATATTCTTTCTGAAGTCTTGACCGAGGGCGATGAAGCCCAGCGCGGTGAAGCCAAGGAGATGCTCGACCGGTTGGCTTGA
- a CDS encoding aspartate-semialdehyde dehydrogenase: MTQTFEIAVIGATGTVGETLVQILEELAFPVGTLYLLAGNNSAGASVPFRGKNVRVKEVDEFDFSKVQLAFFAAGPAVTLSFAPRATAAGCSVIDLSGALPAEQAPQVVPEANAHVLEGLKKPFQLGSPSPSATNLAVVLAPLLGLLDIQRVSVTANLAVSAQGREAVSELARQTAELLNVRPLEPKFFDRQMAFNLLAQVGTPDAQGHTALEKRLVHELRAVLETPLLKISATCVQAPVFFGDSLAVSLQLGAPVDLVAVNRALDAAPGLEFVEEGDYPTAVGDAVGQDVVYVGRVRAGVDDPAELNLWLTSDNVRKGAALNAVQLAQLLIKRLV, translated from the coding sequence ATGACCCAGACCTTTGAAATCGCCGTGATCGGCGCGACCGGCACCGTTGGCGAAACCCTGGTGCAGATTCTCGAAGAGCTGGCGTTCCCGGTGGGTACCCTGTACCTGCTGGCCGGCAACAATTCCGCCGGCGCCTCGGTGCCGTTTCGCGGCAAGAACGTGCGGGTCAAGGAAGTTGATGAGTTCGATTTCAGCAAGGTGCAGCTGGCCTTCTTCGCTGCCGGCCCGGCAGTCACCCTGAGCTTCGCGCCGCGTGCAACGGCGGCGGGCTGCTCGGTGATCGACTTGTCCGGTGCTTTGCCCGCCGAACAGGCGCCGCAGGTGGTGCCGGAAGCCAATGCCCATGTTCTTGAAGGGTTGAAAAAGCCGTTCCAGCTCGGCAGCCCAAGCCCTAGCGCCACCAACCTGGCCGTGGTGCTGGCGCCGTTGCTGGGTTTGCTGGATATCCAGCGTGTCAGCGTTACCGCAAACCTGGCGGTGTCGGCCCAAGGACGTGAAGCGGTCAGCGAATTGGCCCGACAGACCGCGGAGCTGCTGAACGTACGCCCTTTGGAGCCGAAGTTCTTCGACCGGCAAATGGCTTTCAACCTGTTGGCGCAAGTCGGTACGCCAGACGCCCAAGGTCATACAGCCCTGGAGAAACGTCTCGTACACGAGCTGCGTGCCGTGCTGGAAACTCCTTTGCTAAAGATTTCCGCGACATGCGTTCAAGCCCCGGTGTTTTTTGGCGATAGCCTGGCTGTGTCCTTGCAGTTGGGCGCGCCGGTGGACCTTGTTGCTGTCAACCGCGCACTTGACGCCGCGCCCGGTTTGGAGTTTGTAGAGGAGGGCGATTACCCCACTGCCGTGGGTGATGCCGTAGGCCAGGACGTAGTCTATGTAGGACGTGTGCGCGCAGGCGTGGATGACCCTGCGGAACTAAATCTGTGGCTGACGTCAGATAACGTACGCAAAGGCGCAGCTCTGAATGCCGTGCAGTTGGCGCAGTTGTTGATAAAACGCCTTGTGTAA
- the asd gene encoding aspartate-semialdehyde dehydrogenase, producing MKRVGLIGWRGMVGSVLMQRMLEEQDFDLIEPVFFTTSNVGGQGPSVGKDIAPLKDAYSIDELKTLDVIVTCQGGDYTSEVFPKLREAGWQGYWIDAASSLRMQDDAVIILDPVNRKVIDQQLDAGTKNYVGGNCTVSLMLMGLGGLFEAGLVEWMSAMTYQAASGAGAQNMRELIKQMGATHAAVADQLADPASAILDIDRRVAEAMRSDAYPTENFGVPLAGSLIPWIDKELPNGQSREEWKAQAETNKILGRFKSPIPVDGICVRIGAMRCHSQALTIKLNKDVPIADIEGLISQHNPWVKLVPNNRDISMQELSPTKVTGTLNVPVGRLRKLNMGSQFLGAFTVGDQLLWGAAEPLRRMLRILLER from the coding sequence ATGAAACGTGTAGGTCTGATCGGTTGGCGCGGTATGGTCGGTTCCGTGCTCATGCAGCGGATGCTGGAAGAGCAGGATTTCGATCTTATTGAGCCGGTGTTTTTCACCACGTCGAACGTGGGTGGCCAAGGGCCGTCTGTGGGCAAGGACATTGCCCCGCTCAAGGACGCCTACAGCATTGACGAGCTCAAGACCCTCGACGTCATCGTGACCTGTCAGGGTGGCGACTACACCAGCGAAGTCTTCCCCAAGCTGCGCGAAGCCGGCTGGCAGGGTTACTGGATCGACGCCGCGTCGAGCCTGCGCATGCAGGACGATGCCGTGATCATCCTCGACCCGGTCAACCGCAAGGTCATTGACCAGCAACTCGATGCTGGCACCAAGAACTACGTCGGCGGCAACTGCACCGTCAGCCTGATGCTGATGGGTCTGGGTGGCTTGTTCGAAGCCGGCCTGGTCGAGTGGATGAGCGCCATGACCTACCAGGCGGCGTCCGGTGCCGGCGCGCAGAACATGCGCGAGCTGATCAAGCAGATGGGCGCGACCCATGCCGCTGTTGCCGATCAACTGGCCGACCCGGCCAGCGCGATCCTCGACATCGACCGTCGTGTGGCCGAAGCCATGCGCAGCGATGCCTACCCGACCGAGAACTTCGGTGTGCCATTGGCCGGCAGCCTGATCCCGTGGATCGACAAGGAACTGCCGAACGGCCAGAGCCGTGAAGAGTGGAAGGCCCAGGCCGAGACCAACAAGATCCTTGGTCGCTTCAAGAGCCCGATCCCGGTCGACGGTATCTGCGTGCGCATCGGCGCCATGCGCTGCCACAGCCAGGCGCTGACCATCAAGCTGAACAAAGACGTACCGATCGCCGATATCGAAGGGCTGATCAGCCAGCACAACCCGTGGGTCAAGCTGGTGCCGAACAACCGCGATATCAGCATGCAGGAACTGAGCCCGACCAAGGTCACCGGCACCCTGAATGTACCGGTAGGCCGTCTGCGCAAGCTGAACATGGGCAGCCAGTTCCTCGGTGCGTTCACCGTTGGCGACCAACTGCTGTGGGGCGCGGCTGAGCCGTTGCGCCGCATGCTGCGGATTTTGCTGGAGCGTTGA
- the leuB gene encoding 3-isopropylmalate dehydrogenase, protein MSKQILILPGDGIGPEIMAEAVKVLELANSKYSLGFELSHDVIGGAAIDKHGVPLADETLDRARAADAVLLGAVGGPKWDKIERDIRPERGLLKIRAQLGLFGNLRPAILYPQLADASSLKPEVVAGLDILIVRELTGGIYFGSPRGVRELENGERQAYDTLPYSESEIRRIARVGFDMARVRGKKVCSVDKANVLASSQLWREIVEEVAKDYPDVELSHMYVDNAAMQLVRAPKQFDVIVTDNLFGDILSDQASMLTGSIGMLPSASLDTNNKGMYEPCHGSAPDIAGQGIANPLATILSVSMMLRYSFNLSDAADAIEQAVSLVLDQGLRTGDIWSQGCTKVGTQEMGDAVVAALRNL, encoded by the coding sequence ATGAGCAAGCAGATTCTGATTCTCCCTGGCGACGGTATCGGGCCGGAAATCATGGCCGAAGCGGTCAAGGTCCTGGAGCTTGCCAACAGCAAGTACAGCCTGGGCTTTGAGCTGAGCCACGACGTGATCGGTGGCGCGGCTATCGACAAGCACGGCGTGCCATTGGCCGACGAAACACTGGACCGCGCCCGTGCCGCCGACGCCGTGCTGCTCGGCGCTGTGGGTGGCCCGAAGTGGGACAAGATCGAGCGTGACATCCGCCCTGAGCGCGGCCTGCTGAAGATCCGCGCGCAACTGGGCCTGTTCGGCAACCTGCGCCCGGCCATCCTCTATCCGCAACTGGCGGATGCGTCGAGCCTCAAGCCGGAAGTGGTCGCGGGCCTGGATATCCTGATCGTGCGTGAGCTGACCGGTGGCATCTACTTCGGCTCGCCACGTGGCGTGCGTGAACTGGAGAATGGCGAGCGCCAGGCCTACGACACCCTGCCTTACAGCGAAAGCGAAATCCGCCGTATCGCCCGTGTCGGTTTCGACATGGCCCGCGTGCGTGGCAAGAAGGTCTGCTCGGTGGATAAAGCCAACGTGCTGGCCTCCAGCCAACTGTGGCGCGAAATCGTCGAAGAAGTGGCCAAGGACTACCCGGACGTCGAACTGAGCCACATGTACGTCGACAACGCCGCCATGCAGTTGGTGCGTGCGCCGAAGCAGTTTGACGTGATCGTGACCGACAACCTGTTCGGTGACATCCTGTCCGACCAGGCGTCGATGCTCACCGGCTCCATCGGCATGCTGCCGTCGGCGTCCCTGGACACCAACAACAAGGGCATGTACGAGCCTTGCCACGGCTCGGCGCCGGATATCGCAGGCCAGGGCATAGCCAACCCGCTGGCGACCATTTTGTCGGTCTCGATGATGCTGCGTTACAGCTTCAACCTGAGCGATGCGGCGGACGCAATCGAGCAAGCCGTGAGCCTGGTGCTGGACCAGGGTTTGCGCACGGGCGACATCTGGTCGCAGGGTTGCACCAAAGTCGGTACGCAAGAAATGGGCGACGCAGTAGTCGCCGCGCTGCGGAATCTGTAA
- a CDS encoding class I SAM-dependent methyltransferase, with translation MTSTAHTQVVQKQFGEQASAYLSSAVHAQGTEFALLQAELAGQGSARLLDLGCGAGHVSFHVAPLVKEVVAYDLSQQMLDVVAAAAQDRGFTNISTVNGAAERLPFADGEFDFVFSRYSAHHWSDLGLALREVRRVLKPGGVAAFVDVLSPGSPLLDTYLQTVEVLRDTSHVRDYSAGEWMRQLSEAGLHVRNSSRQRLRLEYTSWVERMRTPQALRAAILELQQAMGQEVRDYYEIQADGTFSTDVLVVWAER, from the coding sequence ATGACCAGCACCGCCCACACCCAAGTCGTGCAAAAACAATTCGGCGAGCAAGCCTCGGCCTACCTGAGCAGTGCCGTGCACGCCCAGGGCACCGAATTCGCGCTGCTCCAGGCCGAACTGGCGGGGCAGGGCAGCGCACGACTGCTGGACCTGGGCTGCGGTGCCGGTCATGTCAGTTTCCATGTGGCGCCGCTGGTTAAAGAAGTGGTGGCCTACGACCTGTCCCAGCAGATGCTCGACGTGGTGGCCGCGGCTGCGCAGGATCGCGGTTTCACCAATATCAGCACCGTTAACGGCGCCGCTGAACGCTTGCCGTTCGCCGATGGCGAGTTCGACTTCGTGTTCAGCCGTTATTCGGCCCACCACTGGAGCGACCTTGGCCTGGCCCTGCGCGAAGTGCGCCGGGTGCTCAAGCCCGGCGGCGTGGCGGCATTCGTGGATGTGTTGTCGCCGGGCAGCCCGCTGTTGGACACTTACCTGCAAACCGTCGAAGTGCTGCGCGACACCAGCCACGTGCGCGATTACTCTGCTGGCGAGTGGATGCGCCAGCTCAGCGAAGCCGGTCTGCATGTACGTAACAGCAGCCGCCAGCGCCTGCGCCTGGAGTACACCTCGTGGGTCGAACGCATGCGCACGCCGCAAGCCCTGCGCGCCGCAATCCTGGAGCTGCAACAGGCGATGGGCCAGGAAGTGCGTGATTATTACGAGATTCAAGCCGACGGCACCTTCAGCACCGACGTGCTGGTGGTCTGGGCCGAACGCTAG